Part of the Halopseudomonas maritima genome, CGATTCTCGGCATCTGCCTCGGCCACCAGAGTATTGGTCAGGCCTTTGGCGGTGATGTGGTGCGTGCCCGTCAGGTCATGCACGGCAAGACCAGCCCGGTCTACCATGAAGAGCTGGGTGTGTTTGCCGGCTTGAACAATCCGCTGACCGTGACCCGCTATCACTCGCTGGTCATCAGCCGTGACACGCTGCCCGATTGCCTGGAGCTGACCGCCTGGACCCAGCATGACGACGGCAGCGTCGATGAAATCATGGGCGTACGTCACCGCGAATACATGATCGAGGGTGTGCAGTTCCATCCCGAGTCGATCCTGTCAGAGCAGGGGCACGAGATGCTCGCCAACTTCCTCAAGCAGCAGGGCGGCTTGCGCCGCTGATCAGCAAGGAGAGACGGTATGGATATCAAGACAGCCCTCGGCAAGGTGGTCGAGCAACTGGATCTGTCCACCGAGGAAATGCAGGATGTGATGCGCCAGATCATGACCGGTCAGTGCACCGACGCACAGATCGGCGGCTTTCTGGTCGCCCTGCGCATGAAAAGCGAAACCCTGGATGAAATCACCGGCGCGGCCATGGTCATGCGCGAGCTGGCCTCTGGCGTGCAGATCAACGCTGAACGCCTGGTCGACACCTGCGGTACCGGTGGTGACGGCGCCAATATCTTCAACGTATCGACCGCCGCGGCGCTTGTCGTTGCTGCTGCCGGCGGCCGGGTCGCCAAGCACGGCAATCGCGCCGTGTCTGGCAAGAGCGGCAGTGCCGACCTGCTGGAGGCGGCCGGCGTAAACCTGAACCTGACGCCCGAGCAGGTAGCGCGCTGCGTGGAAAGCGTTGGCGTGGGCTTTATGTTCGCGCCCGCCCATCACGGCGCCATGAAGCATGCCATCGGCCCGCGCCGCGAGCTGGGTATGCGCACTATCTTCAATATGCTCGGCCCGATGACCAACCCGGCCGGCGTCAAGCATCAGGTTATTGGCGTGTTTTCCCAGGCCCTGTGCCGGCCGATTGCCGAAGTGCTCAAGCGCCTGGGCAGCGAGCACGTGCTGGTGGTGCACTCCAAGGACGGTCTGGACGAGCTTAGCCTGGCGGCGACCAGCCATATTGCCGAGCTGAAAGACGGCCACATTCGCGAGTACGACGTCAGCCCGGAAGAACTGGGCATCAAGAGCCGTTCGCTGATCGGTCTGACGGTTGAGGATGCGGCAGCCTCGCTCAAGCTGATCCGCGATGCGCTTGGCAAGCGCGAAACTGAGGCCGGAGAAAAGGCCGCCGATATCATCATTCTCAACGCTGGTGCTGCGCTGTACGCAGCAGATCATGCCACCAGCCTGGTCGAAGGCGTCAAGCTTGCCTCCGACGCGCTCTACTCAGGGCTGGCGCGGGAAAAACTCAACGAACTCATCGCCTTTACCGAGGTATTCCGGGAGGAAGCAGCACAATGAGCGTGCCGACCATCTTGCAGAACATCGTCGCGCGCAAGCACGAGGAAGTGAAAGATCGTCTTCAAAGTCGCAGTCTGGCCGAGCTGGAACAACTGGCTGCGGCGGCATCACCAACCCGTGGTTTTGCCAAGGCAATTCAGGACGCTGCGGCAGCGCGCCACCCTGCGGTGATTGCTGAGATCAAGAAGGCGTCGCCCAGCAAGGGCGTGCTGCGCGAGGACTTTCAACCTGCCGAGATCGCCGCCAGCTACGAGGCCGGTGGTGCAGTCTGCCTGTCGGTACTGACTGACGTGGACTTCTTTCAGGGCCACGATGATTACCTGCAGCAGGCGCGTGCCGCCTGCTCGCTGCCGGTGATTCGCAAGGACTTCATGGTTGACCCGTATCAGATCGTCGAAGCTCGCGCCCTCGGTGCCGATTGCGTGCTGCTGATCGCCGCCTGTCTGGATGACGTGCAAATGGCGGAGCTGGCGGCCACTGCCAAGCAGCAAGGGCTGGATGTACTGGTTGAAGTGCATGACGCGGCGGAGCTGGAGCGCGGCCTCAAGCTGGAGACACCCTTGATCGGCATCAACAACCGCAATCTGCACACCTTTGAGGTCACGCTGGATACCACGCTGGAGCTGCTGCCGCAGATCCCTCGCGACAAGACGCTGGTGACCGAAAGCGGCATTTTGAACCGAGCCGACGTAGAGCTGATGCTGGCGCATGAGGTCTATGGCTTTCTGGTTGGTGAGGCCTTTATGCGAGCGGCCAAGCCGGGGCAGGAGTTGAAGCGCCTATTTTTCTGAGAAGGTTGCAGGGCGGGTGTGGTGATCCCCCTGGGCGCGGCACGCCATGTCTCTGTGGAGGTGCGCCAGCGCCCTCTTGTTGCGCGCGAGGGCGTGCGAACCGGCTGAAATATCGAGAAACCTGTTGGGTGGGAACCAATAATTGCGCTTTTTATCTCATTCAGTCGATGGGATCATTTTTCCATTGAACGCGAGGTGGCGATGCAGTGGCGCAACAGTAACGACAGATTTGGCTGGATAACGGGTAGCCTGCATTGGCTGATGGCGCTGCTGGTAATCGGCCTGACCGCACTTGGCCTGTGGATGACCAGCCTTACCTATTACAGCCCTTACTACACCAGTGCACCCTTCTGGCATAAGAGCCTCGGGCTGGTGTTCGCCGCGTTGCTGTTACTGCGTCTGATTTGGCGGGCGGCTACCCCATTCCCTGAGCATCTGACCACTCACCAGCGCTGGGAGCGCCAACTCGCGACCGCTGCCCAGTGGCTCATGTATGCCGCCATGCTGCTGATCGTTGTCAGCGGGTATCTGATTTCCACTGCCAAGGGCCGCGGTGTCAGCCTGTTTGGCTGGTTTGAGGTGCCGGCGCTGGTCAGCAATCTGCCGGGTCAGGCGCAGCGAGCCGGTGCTCTACACTATTGGCTGGCCCTTGGCTTGCTGGGAGTGGCCGGTATACACGCGCTCGGCGCCCTCAAACATCACGTGCTCGATAAGGACAACACCCTGCGGCGCATGCTCGGCATGCGGCTGCTCAACGCAACGGAGAAAGGCAAATGAAAAAACTGATTGCAGCGACGACTCTGGGCAGTCTGATGATGGCGGCCGGTCTGGCTCAGGCGGCTGACTATCAGATCGACAAGCGTGGCCAGCACGCTTCGGTCAACTTCAAGATCAGCCACCTGGGTTACAGCTGGATCTACGGACGTTTTAACGACTTTGACGGCACCTTCAGCTGGGACGCCGACAAGCCCGAGGCCAGCAGCATCAACGTAACCGTCAACACCGACAGTGTGGACACCAATCACGCTGAGCGCGACAAGCACATCCGTAGTGACGACTTCCTCAATGTTGAGGAGAATGGAACCGCTACCTTCGCCTCCACCGGCATTGAAGTGACCGGTGACAGCAGCGCCAAGGTGACCGGCAATCTGACCCTGAACGGTGTGACCAAGCCGGTGGTGTTGGATGCCAACTTTATCGGTGAAGGCGAAGACCCTTGGGGCGGCTACCGCGCTGGTTTCGACGCCACCACCACGCTGAAACTGGCCGACTTCGGCATCGATTACAACCTGGGCCCGGCCTCGGAAACCGTCGAGCTGATCATCACGGTCGAAGGCGTGCGTCAGTAATCGCAACAAGCCTCATGTGTGCTCAGGGGCCTTCGGGCCCCTTTTTTAGCTGCAAGCGGCAAGCTTCAAGCTGCAAGTAAAACCCGCGCGGTTGCACATCGCGCGGTTTTCTTTTGGCTGAGATAGCGACTGGACGTCTGTAGAAACACCTGGGGGGCGTCCAGCCGAACCAGCTTGAAGCTTGGAACTTGCGGCTTACAGCTTGCCGCTTGCGGCTCTATAGGTCTGCGCCTGCTGCAGAATCCAGTCGCGGAATGCCAGTAGCGCAGCCGATTCTGCCTTGCGCTCCGGGATCACCAAATAGTAGCCGTTGTCGGTTTCAAAGCTGCGCGGACAGGGGCTGATCAGTCGGCCGTCGGCCAG contains:
- a CDS encoding YceI family protein, with protein sequence MKKLIAATTLGSLMMAAGLAQAADYQIDKRGQHASVNFKISHLGYSWIYGRFNDFDGTFSWDADKPEASSINVTVNTDSVDTNHAERDKHIRSDDFLNVEENGTATFASTGIEVTGDSSAKVTGNLTLNGVTKPVVLDANFIGEGEDPWGGYRAGFDATTTLKLADFGIDYNLGPASETVELIITVEGVRQ
- the trpD gene encoding anthranilate phosphoribosyltransferase; amino-acid sequence: MDIKTALGKVVEQLDLSTEEMQDVMRQIMTGQCTDAQIGGFLVALRMKSETLDEITGAAMVMRELASGVQINAERLVDTCGTGGDGANIFNVSTAAALVVAAAGGRVAKHGNRAVSGKSGSADLLEAAGVNLNLTPEQVARCVESVGVGFMFAPAHHGAMKHAIGPRRELGMRTIFNMLGPMTNPAGVKHQVIGVFSQALCRPIAEVLKRLGSEHVLVVHSKDGLDELSLAATSHIAELKDGHIREYDVSPEELGIKSRSLIGLTVEDAAASLKLIRDALGKRETEAGEKAADIIILNAGAALYAADHATSLVEGVKLASDALYSGLAREKLNELIAFTEVFREEAAQ
- a CDS encoding cytochrome b, producing the protein MQWRNSNDRFGWITGSLHWLMALLVIGLTALGLWMTSLTYYSPYYTSAPFWHKSLGLVFAALLLLRLIWRAATPFPEHLTTHQRWERQLATAAQWLMYAAMLLIVVSGYLISTAKGRGVSLFGWFEVPALVSNLPGQAQRAGALHYWLALGLLGVAGIHALGALKHHVLDKDNTLRRMLGMRLLNATEKGK
- the trpC gene encoding indole-3-glycerol phosphate synthase TrpC: MSVPTILQNIVARKHEEVKDRLQSRSLAELEQLAAAASPTRGFAKAIQDAAAARHPAVIAEIKKASPSKGVLREDFQPAEIAASYEAGGAVCLSVLTDVDFFQGHDDYLQQARAACSLPVIRKDFMVDPYQIVEARALGADCVLLIAACLDDVQMAELAATAKQQGLDVLVEVHDAAELERGLKLETPLIGINNRNLHTFEVTLDTTLELLPQIPRDKTLVTESGILNRADVELMLAHEVYGFLVGEAFMRAAKPGQELKRLFF
- a CDS encoding aminodeoxychorismate/anthranilate synthase component II, with amino-acid sequence MLLMIDNYDSFTYNVVQYLGELGADVKVVRNDELTVAEIEALNPERIVVSPGPCTPNEAGVSVPVLKHFAGKLPILGICLGHQSIGQAFGGDVVRARQVMHGKTSPVYHEELGVFAGLNNPLTVTRYHSLVISRDTLPDCLELTAWTQHDDGSVDEIMGVRHREYMIEGVQFHPESILSEQGHEMLANFLKQQGGLRR